In Brachypodium distachyon strain Bd21 chromosome 2, Brachypodium_distachyon_v3.0, whole genome shotgun sequence, one genomic interval encodes:
- the LOC106866070 gene encoding uncharacterized protein LOC106866070, translated as MPHGEVRVEKVDRIGFLYKAVALKQQPSAYANPGSAVAHKKPASAAAVDFAVSREMIDDYIARMKKRSHGAPPPATRDRRWPGAGPPQRPPRRDAAHNPPPPPLLPRRTSALSRRWRRVWAGDPDLVLSGDLRFRAVKGALDAYEAAADPAAQVRGLEVANVPACCVVPWLRFAARRRPGALHLRVQHSYSGNFPRLGQLELPPLERATSIALNLGSQFHLRPLPSGVFAALADLEITSSTMDAPALEVLVSTQCPRLRKLSVSVTLVPASGISLRSATLQHLKFHVPTPRLDIAAPALRVLDTLHGCDDAHIAAPNLAEVTWGLCDSFVFADAGRHLRRLDLTSCTRAAMARLVRRFDLVDELRIPAPLVRPRSTYEHDSSPCMC; from the exons ATGCCACACGGCGAGGTGAGGGTGGAGAAGGTCGACAGGATCGGCTTCCTCTACAAAGCCGTCGCCCTTAAGCAGCAGCCGTCGGCGTACGCCAACCCGGGGAGTGCCGTCGCCCATAAGAAGccggcttctgctgctgctgtcgatTTCGCCGTCTCCAGGGAGATGATCGATGACTACATCGCCAGGATGAAGAAGCG ATCGCATGGAGCCCCACCGCCGGCGACGCGGGACCGGCGGTGGCCGGGAGCAGGACCGCCTCAGCGGCCTCCCCGACGAGATGCTGCACATAATcctccgccacctccgctCCTTCCGCGCCGCACCAGCGCGCTCTCCCGCCGCTGGCGCCGCGTCTGGGCCGGCGACCCCGACCTCGTCCTCTCCGGTGACCTGCGGTTCCGCGCCGTCAAGGGCGCCCTCGACGCCTACGAAGCAGCCGCCGACCCGGCCGCCCAAGTCCGCGGCCTCGAGGTCGCCAACGTCCCGGCCTGCTGCGTCGTGCCGTGGCTGCGTTTCGccgcgcggcgccgcccggGCGCGCTCCACCTCCGCGTCCAACATTCCTACTCGGGAAACTTCCCTCGGCTCGGCCAGCTCGAGCTGCCGCCATTGGAGAGGGCGACGAGCATCGCGCTCAACCTCGGCTCGCAattccacctccgcccccttCCGTCCGGCGTGTTCGCGGCGCTGGCCGATCTGGAGATCACGTCTTCCACCATGGATGCCCCGGCGCTGGAGGTCCTCGTGTCCACGCAGTGCCCGCGCCTGCGGAAGCTCAGCGTATCCGTCACGCTCGTCCCCGCCTCCGGCATCTCCCTGCGCTCCGCCACGCTCCAGCACCTCAAGTTCCACGTCCCCACGCCACGGCTCGACATCGCCGCCCCTGCGCTCAGGGTGCTCGACACATTGCACGGGTGCGATGACGCTCACATCGCCGCCCCGAACCTGGCCGAGGTCACCTGGGGCCTCTGTGACAGTTTCGTCTTCGCCGATGCCGGGCGCCACCTCAGGCGGCTAGACCTAACGTCGTGCACGCGTGCTGCGATGGCACGGCTGGTGCGGCGGTTCGACTTGGTCGACGAGCTCCGAATCCCTGCCCCGCTTGTGCGTCCACGATCCACATATGAACACGATTCCTCTCCTTGCATGTGTTGA